From a single Couchioplanes caeruleus genomic region:
- a CDS encoding DUF6457 domain-containing protein encodes MNVLEGWIKLASAELGLSPADLDQQAVLDVARDVAHNVVRPGAPVTAYLMGIAVGRGADPAAAAARLSELALKWPSNHTD; translated from the coding sequence ATGAACGTCCTCGAAGGGTGGATCAAGCTGGCGTCCGCGGAGCTGGGCCTCTCCCCTGCCGACCTGGACCAGCAGGCGGTGCTCGACGTCGCCCGGGACGTCGCGCACAACGTCGTGCGCCCCGGTGCGCCGGTCACGGCGTACCTGATGGGCATCGCGGTCGGTCGCGGCGCGGACCCGGCAGCGGCCGCCGCCCGCCTGAGTGAGCTCGCACTCAAATGGCCGAGCAACCACACAGACTGA
- the mobA gene encoding molybdenum cofactor guanylyltransferase, translating to MGGFAAVVLAGGAARRMGGADKAAIPVAGQSMLTRVLAAVHDADPQVVVGRVPPDLPVQVASTTEDPPGGGPVAATAAGLALVPEGVSFTALLAADLPLLTGEAIDVLRLTVESAPLQGAVYRDAEGRRQTLCGVWRTTALREAVAKLAEERGGLHGASMHALLDHLRFIEVSWRRPGPPPWFDCDTDDDLRTAEEWAR from the coding sequence GTGGGGGGATTCGCGGCGGTGGTGCTGGCCGGCGGTGCAGCGCGTCGGATGGGTGGAGCGGACAAGGCTGCCATCCCGGTCGCGGGGCAGTCGATGCTGACCCGGGTGCTCGCCGCGGTGCACGACGCCGACCCTCAGGTGGTCGTCGGCCGCGTACCCCCCGACCTCCCCGTCCAGGTGGCCTCGACCACCGAGGACCCGCCCGGCGGTGGGCCGGTGGCGGCCACCGCGGCCGGGCTCGCGCTGGTTCCCGAAGGCGTCAGCTTCACGGCACTGCTCGCCGCCGACCTGCCGCTGCTCACCGGCGAGGCGATCGACGTCCTGCGACTCACGGTGGAGTCCGCGCCCCTGCAGGGCGCGGTCTACCGGGACGCCGAGGGCCGGCGGCAGACGCTCTGCGGGGTGTGGCGTACGACCGCCCTGCGCGAGGCTGTAGCCAAGCTCGCCGAGGAGCGCGGCGGCCTGCACGGCGCCTCGATGCACGCCCTGCTGGACCACCTGCGCTTCATCGAGGTGTCGTGGCGCCGGCCCGGGCCGCCGCCCTGGTTCGATTGCGACACCGACGACGACCTGCGAACCGCGGAGGAGTGGGCCCGATGA
- a CDS encoding YbjN domain-containing protein, translated as MTAENMAEQPEGVLLDEPTTADLRAKVTEAWREFAAALAGLLPTLEPGAHVDLTLDPTASGTGTAVYSVSIRVLPDGVIEALAVGNAGLPEGYRMDRASVAGLVALGWSPPGVLPGSGDSFGLRTTAGAAKQLATVVSRTLRDVYGAPHPAFLVYLVHDEEDEPIETAPLATARHEPSIDEELSLDDLDEDGVLSEALANAADEVVPLEERVRTVVATMSKTTVDQLQVDTDGDIGIRAGSAMVFVRVRDNPPLVDVFSPILTEVEPTEQLYVKLSELTNRMPIGRLYCAQDTVWASIPVFGRNFQATHLMLAVQVMTGLADELDDRLHGEFGGKRFFGEGDKPAPAKAATEPGDHRPGMYL; from the coding sequence ATGACGGCGGAGAACATGGCCGAGCAGCCGGAGGGTGTGCTGCTCGATGAGCCGACCACGGCCGACCTACGGGCCAAGGTGACCGAGGCTTGGCGGGAGTTCGCTGCGGCCCTGGCCGGGTTGCTGCCCACCCTCGAGCCCGGCGCGCACGTCGATCTCACCCTTGATCCGACCGCGTCCGGGACCGGCACCGCCGTGTACTCGGTGAGCATCCGGGTGCTGCCCGACGGTGTCATCGAGGCGCTGGCGGTCGGCAACGCGGGCCTGCCCGAGGGGTACAGGATGGATCGCGCCTCCGTGGCGGGCCTGGTGGCCCTGGGCTGGTCGCCTCCGGGGGTGCTGCCCGGTTCCGGCGACTCGTTCGGCCTGCGGACGACGGCCGGCGCGGCGAAGCAGCTCGCGACCGTCGTCTCTCGCACGCTGCGTGACGTGTACGGCGCCCCGCACCCGGCCTTCCTCGTCTACCTGGTGCACGACGAGGAGGACGAGCCGATCGAGACCGCTCCCCTGGCCACGGCCCGGCACGAGCCCTCGATCGACGAGGAGCTCAGCCTCGACGACCTCGACGAGGACGGCGTGCTGTCCGAGGCCCTCGCCAACGCCGCCGACGAAGTGGTGCCGTTGGAGGAGCGCGTCCGCACGGTCGTCGCGACCATGTCCAAGACCACTGTCGATCAGCTGCAGGTCGACACCGACGGTGACATCGGCATCCGGGCCGGCTCGGCGATGGTCTTCGTGCGCGTCCGCGACAACCCGCCGCTGGTGGACGTCTTCTCGCCGATCCTCACCGAGGTCGAGCCCACCGAGCAGCTGTACGTGAAGCTGTCCGAGCTCACCAACCGCATGCCGATCGGCCGCCTGTACTGCGCCCAGGACACGGTGTGGGCGTCCATCCCGGTGTTCGGCCGCAACTTCCAGGCGACGCACCTGATGCTGGCCGTCCAGGTGATGACCGGGCTCGCGGACGAGCTGGACGACCGTCTGCACGGCGAGTTCGGTGGCAAACGGTTCTTCGGCGAGGGCGACAAGCCCGCCCCGGCCAAGGCGGCCACGGAACCCGGCGACCACCGCCCCGGCATGTACCTGTAG